In Horticoccus luteus, the following proteins share a genomic window:
- a CDS encoding BMC domain-containing protein, translating into MPARTERPPAVALLEIHSLGAALVVLDRVEKAAFVQVLQAELNDYYGLFLKLTGDVASVRLTVEAACATAQAMKVAFTARALSAPDAGAWPVIEAASEFQPLLDQEVVFIPRPRPSPTMADSSSPSEAIGLIETQGFTAVTAAADAACKAANVRLIAKEKLGGGYITVIFEGDVAGVTAAVAAGRAAAESVGKLISAHVIARPSDGVGRILTRL; encoded by the coding sequence ATGCCTGCACGCACCGAAAGACCGCCCGCTGTCGCGCTGCTCGAGATTCACTCGCTCGGCGCGGCGCTGGTCGTGCTCGATCGCGTGGAGAAAGCGGCGTTCGTGCAAGTCTTGCAGGCGGAGCTCAACGATTACTACGGGCTGTTTCTGAAACTCACGGGGGACGTGGCCTCGGTGCGTCTGACGGTCGAAGCAGCGTGCGCGACGGCGCAGGCGATGAAGGTCGCGTTTACCGCGCGGGCGTTGTCAGCTCCCGATGCCGGCGCGTGGCCGGTGATCGAAGCCGCGTCGGAGTTTCAACCGTTGCTCGATCAGGAAGTCGTTTTCATCCCTCGCCCGCGTCCTTCTCCCACCATGGCTGATTCCTCTTCACCTTCCGAGGCGATTGGCCTCATCGAAACTCAAGGCTTCACCGCGGTCACCGCGGCGGCGGATGCCGCGTGCAAGGCCGCGAATGTGCGGCTCATCGCGAAGGAGAAACTCGGCGGCGGTTACATCACGGTGATCTTCGAAGGCGATGTCGCGGGCGTCACGGCCGCGGTCGCGGCAGGCCGCGCGGCGGCGGAGTCCGTGGGCAAACTCATTTCCGCGCATGTGATCGCCCGGCCGAGTGACGGCGTGGGGCGCATCCTCACGCGCCTTTGA
- a CDS encoding BMC domain-containing protein, whose translation MRQEALGMIETRGLCALIEASDAALKAAGVTMNGWQQTGGGYVTAFFRGDVAAVKAALDAAAETAAKVGEVVAIQVIPRPHEELGQLGPWIGSPAA comes from the coding sequence ATGAGACAAGAAGCACTCGGCATGATTGAAACGCGCGGTCTGTGCGCGTTGATTGAAGCCTCCGACGCCGCGTTGAAAGCGGCGGGCGTGACGATGAACGGCTGGCAGCAAACCGGCGGCGGCTACGTCACGGCGTTTTTCCGGGGCGATGTCGCTGCGGTGAAAGCGGCGCTCGATGCAGCGGCTGAAACCGCCGCCAAAGTCGGCGAGGTGGTCGCTATCCAGGTGATTCCCCGGCCGCACGAAGAATTAGGGCAACTCGGTCCCTGGATCGGCAGCCCGGCGGCGTAA
- a CDS encoding EutN/CcmL family microcompartment protein, translating into MIRARIDGVIVTTVAHPSLHGCRTVICQPLDERGDAEGAPVLALDPHGAGQHQHVLVSTDGGATRARVGDEHSPLRNMIIAVLDSAA; encoded by the coding sequence ATGATCCGCGCCCGCATCGACGGAGTCATCGTGACAACGGTGGCGCATCCGAGTTTGCACGGTTGCCGCACCGTGATCTGCCAGCCGCTTGATGAGCGCGGCGACGCCGAGGGCGCGCCGGTGCTCGCGCTCGATCCGCACGGCGCAGGGCAACATCAACACGTGCTCGTGTCGACCGACGGCGGCGCGACCCGGGCGCGAGTCGGCGACGAGCACTCGCCGCTGCGCAACATGATCATCGCGGTGCTCGATTCCGCGGCCTGA
- a CDS encoding EutN/CcmL family microcompartment protein: MRLGHVIGTVTLSRQEPAYRGGRFLLVQPWTAAQFAAPTGELLAAGAALVVYDRLGAGVGHVVGFTEGSEAARPFAEPTPVDAYCAAIVDDVYYQPPK, encoded by the coding sequence ATGCGCCTCGGACACGTCATCGGCACCGTCACGCTGAGCCGGCAGGAGCCGGCCTATCGCGGCGGACGCTTTCTGCTCGTGCAACCGTGGACGGCCGCCCAGTTCGCCGCGCCGACAGGGGAGCTCTTGGCGGCGGGCGCGGCGCTCGTGGTTTACGACCGGCTCGGCGCTGGAGTCGGGCACGTGGTTGGATTCACGGAGGGCTCGGAAGCAGCGCGGCCGTTCGCCGAACCAACGCCGGTCGACGCCTACTGCGCGGCGATCGTCGACGACGTTTACTATCAACCGCCGAAATAA
- a CDS encoding class II aldolase/adducin family protein, translated as MRPVITAEDVAQLLRAGRGEEALPADALLTPSARDLLRSRKLPARPGTASAREEPKSKAKPGNCGCKHSVDVTNAAAVQAFFHSPEIEALKVKLCDIGRRMWEKDYVDGNGGNITVRVTDDLVLCTPTLISKGFMKPSDMCLIDLEGRQLAGEKKRTSEALTHLGIMKRQPKARACVHAHPPHATAFAIASVVPPPCLIPEAEVFIGEIGLAPYQTPGSPDVANSVGQIGVNHQVVLMENHGVIAWGSDVEDAYWKMENIDAYCKTVWIASQLGSGLHSFGSDKLRDLIAIRKKLGMDDARGDRAGCDLCDPGPFKGAAIKPAIGANEAFTGAQMDTLVRKVTEQVLQRLASGVRGSD; from the coding sequence ATGCGCCCAGTCATCACCGCTGAAGATGTCGCCCAACTGCTGCGCGCAGGGCGGGGCGAGGAAGCCCTCCCGGCCGACGCCTTGCTTACGCCGTCAGCGCGCGATTTGTTGCGCAGCCGAAAGTTGCCGGCACGCCCCGGGACTGCATCCGCGCGCGAGGAACCGAAAAGCAAAGCGAAGCCGGGGAACTGTGGATGCAAACACTCCGTCGACGTGACAAATGCGGCGGCGGTGCAGGCGTTTTTCCATTCGCCGGAAATCGAGGCCCTGAAAGTGAAGCTGTGCGATATCGGTCGCCGGATGTGGGAGAAGGACTACGTCGACGGCAATGGCGGCAATATCACGGTGCGAGTGACCGACGATCTCGTGCTCTGCACGCCCACGCTCATTTCGAAGGGCTTCATGAAGCCGTCAGACATGTGCCTGATCGATCTGGAGGGGCGACAGTTGGCCGGGGAGAAGAAGCGCACGAGCGAGGCGTTGACGCATTTGGGCATCATGAAGCGTCAGCCGAAAGCGCGCGCGTGCGTGCATGCGCACCCGCCGCACGCCACGGCGTTTGCGATCGCCTCGGTGGTCCCACCGCCGTGCCTCATCCCCGAAGCGGAAGTGTTTATCGGCGAGATCGGCCTGGCGCCTTACCAAACGCCGGGGTCGCCGGACGTGGCCAATTCCGTCGGCCAGATCGGCGTCAACCACCAGGTCGTGCTGATGGAAAATCACGGCGTGATCGCGTGGGGCAGCGACGTAGAGGATGCGTATTGGAAGATGGAGAACATCGACGCCTACTGCAAAACGGTGTGGATCGCTTCGCAGCTGGGCAGCGGGTTGCACTCCTTTGGCTCGGACAAGCTGCGCGACCTGATCGCGATCCGGAAGAAACTCGGCATGGACGATGCGCGCGGCGATCGGGCGGGGTGCGATTTGTGTGATCCGGGCCCGTTCAAAGGCGCGGCGATCAAGCCGGCGATCGGTGCCAATGAAGCGTTCACTGGCGCGCAGATGGATACGCTCGTGCGCAAGGTGACGGAGCAAGTCCTGCAACGTCTGGCCAGCGGCGTCCGCGGGAGCGATTGA
- a CDS encoding sugar phosphate isomerase/epimerase family protein, translating to MNAKFACADFTFPLLSHLHALELISMMGFRGVDIGLFESRSHLWPSRELKQPRSSARRLRRALTARGLKAADVFLQMAPDFAPFAINQPNAGARRKARDWFLRTLDFADALGCQHVTTLPGIAFPEEGRDASLARAAAELQWRVEQASAAGLVFGTEAHVGSIATTPEETLDLVRRAPGLTLTLDYTHFTRAGIADKRVEPLIAHASHFHARGACRGRLQCNFKQNTIDYARVLAAMKAAKYRGWVGVEYVWIDWEHCNESDNISETMLLRNFLRAQAATL from the coding sequence ATGAACGCAAAATTCGCCTGCGCCGACTTCACGTTTCCGTTGCTCAGCCATCTGCATGCGCTGGAGCTCATCTCGATGATGGGTTTCCGAGGTGTGGATATTGGGTTGTTCGAATCGCGTTCGCACCTGTGGCCGTCGCGCGAGTTGAAACAACCGCGATCGAGCGCGCGCAGGTTGCGCCGGGCGCTGACCGCGCGCGGGCTGAAGGCGGCCGATGTGTTTCTGCAGATGGCGCCGGACTTCGCGCCGTTCGCGATCAACCAGCCGAACGCCGGCGCGCGGCGCAAGGCGCGCGACTGGTTTTTGCGGACGCTTGATTTTGCGGATGCGCTCGGCTGCCAGCATGTGACCACGCTACCGGGGATCGCGTTTCCCGAGGAAGGGCGCGATGCCTCGCTCGCGCGGGCCGCGGCGGAGTTGCAGTGGCGGGTCGAGCAGGCGAGCGCGGCGGGACTGGTGTTTGGCACGGAGGCGCATGTCGGCTCGATCGCGACGACGCCCGAAGAGACGCTCGACCTCGTGCGACGCGCGCCGGGCCTGACGCTGACGCTCGACTACACGCATTTCACGCGGGCGGGCATTGCGGACAAACGCGTCGAACCGCTTATCGCGCACGCGAGCCATTTTCATGCGCGCGGAGCGTGCCGCGGCCGGTTGCAGTGCAACTTTAAACAAAACACGATCGACTACGCGCGCGTCCTCGCAGCGATGAAAGCCGCGAAGTATCGCGGCTGGGTGGGCGTGGAATACGTCTGGATCGATTGGGAGCACTGCAACGAGAGCGACAACATTTCCGAGACGATGCTGTTGCGGAATTTTCTCCGCGCGCAGGCGGCGACCCTGTGA
- the ilvD gene encoding dihydroxy-acid dehydratase, translated as MSTPPTATPRPYSAIVVDGTDRAPARSMLRAVGFTDEDFRKPQIAVASSPSDMTPCNVHLGDLSEHARKGIAAAGGKPVYFNTITVTDGISMGTQGMRYSLVSREVIADSIETAVAAEGFDGLIAIGGCDKNMPGAMMAIARLNRPAVFIYGGTILPGFTPDDCDHKRPLDIVSVFEAVGKHAKGELDDAGLKAVESSAIPGPGSCGGMYTANTMATAIEALGLSLPNSSAQLAIGKEKREDCERAGAAVMHMLKTGLRPRDILTRHAFENAITVCLALGGSTNLILHLLAIAHCAEVPLTIDDFKVIGDRVPLLADLKPFGKYNMAHLVRIGGIRPMMKVLLDRGLLHGECLTVTGETIAETLRDVQPYGAYPAEQDIIRPWDQPIKKDTHLRVLRGNLAPTGAIGKITGKEGVYFKGTAKVYEGEEDALKGILRGDVVKGDIVVIRNEGPVGGPGMREMLSPTSAVAGRGLIKDVALITDGRFSGGSHGFDVGHITPEAACGGPIGIVRNGDIIEIDAVKNTIDLRIPDAEFAARMAANAPRPPREKRGVLAKYAKLVASASEGAVTDKHL; from the coding sequence ATGAGCACTCCGCCGACCGCCACGCCTCGTCCCTATTCCGCCATCGTGGTCGATGGCACTGACCGCGCCCCCGCCCGCTCGATGCTGCGCGCCGTCGGCTTTACCGACGAAGATTTCCGCAAACCGCAAATCGCCGTCGCCTCCTCTCCCAGCGACATGACGCCGTGCAACGTCCACTTGGGCGATCTCAGCGAGCACGCGCGCAAAGGCATCGCCGCCGCGGGCGGAAAGCCCGTGTATTTCAATACCATCACCGTCACCGACGGCATCAGCATGGGCACGCAGGGCATGCGTTACAGCCTGGTCTCCCGCGAAGTCATCGCCGACTCGATCGAGACCGCGGTGGCCGCCGAGGGCTTCGACGGCCTGATCGCCATCGGCGGGTGCGATAAGAACATGCCCGGCGCGATGATGGCCATCGCCCGCCTCAACCGCCCCGCCGTGTTTATTTACGGCGGCACGATTCTGCCCGGATTCACCCCCGACGACTGCGATCACAAACGCCCGCTGGACATCGTCTCGGTCTTCGAAGCGGTTGGTAAACACGCCAAGGGCGAGCTCGACGATGCCGGCCTGAAAGCCGTCGAATCGTCCGCGATTCCCGGGCCGGGCTCCTGCGGCGGCATGTACACCGCCAACACCATGGCGACCGCCATCGAAGCCCTCGGCCTGAGCCTGCCGAACAGCAGCGCCCAGCTCGCCATCGGCAAGGAGAAGCGCGAGGACTGCGAGCGCGCCGGTGCTGCCGTCATGCACATGCTCAAAACGGGCCTGCGCCCGCGCGACATCCTCACCCGCCACGCTTTCGAAAACGCGATCACCGTCTGCCTCGCTCTCGGCGGTTCCACCAACCTCATTCTCCACCTCCTCGCCATCGCTCATTGCGCGGAAGTGCCGCTCACCATCGATGACTTCAAGGTCATTGGAGACCGCGTGCCGCTCCTCGCCGACCTCAAGCCGTTCGGCAAATACAACATGGCGCACCTCGTTCGCATCGGCGGCATCCGCCCGATGATGAAGGTGCTGCTCGATCGCGGCCTGCTCCACGGCGAGTGCCTCACGGTCACCGGCGAAACCATCGCCGAAACGCTGCGCGACGTGCAGCCCTACGGCGCTTACCCGGCGGAACAGGACATCATTCGTCCGTGGGATCAGCCGATCAAAAAAGACACCCATCTCCGCGTGCTGCGCGGCAACCTCGCTCCGACCGGTGCCATCGGCAAAATCACCGGCAAGGAAGGCGTTTACTTCAAGGGCACCGCCAAAGTTTACGAGGGCGAGGAAGACGCGCTCAAAGGCATCCTCCGCGGCGACGTGGTGAAGGGCGACATCGTCGTTATCCGCAACGAAGGTCCCGTGGGCGGCCCTGGCATGCGCGAAATGCTTTCGCCCACCAGCGCAGTCGCCGGCCGCGGCTTGATCAAAGATGTCGCGCTCATCACCGACGGACGTTTCTCCGGCGGCAGCCACGGATTCGACGTCGGCCACATCACTCCGGAAGCCGCCTGTGGCGGCCCCATCGGCATCGTGCGCAACGGCGACATCATCGAGATCGACGCGGTTAAAAACACGATCGACCTTCGGATTCCCGACGCCGAATTCGCGGCACGCATGGCCGCCAACGCGCCGCGCCCGCCGCGGGAGAAACGCGGCGTCCTCGCCAAATACGCGAAACTCGTCGCCAGCGCCTCCGAGGGCGCCGTGACAGACAAACATTTGTGA
- a CDS encoding BMC domain-containing protein, producing MNDSIGMVETRGYVGSIEASDAMVKAANVSLARQFEIGGGFVTVIVRGDVGSVKAAVDAGADAAKRAGELVCSHVIARPHPDLLKQLGV from the coding sequence ATGAATGACTCCATCGGAATGGTAGAAACCCGCGGCTACGTCGGCAGCATCGAGGCCAGCGACGCCATGGTGAAGGCCGCCAACGTATCGTTGGCGCGGCAGTTCGAAATTGGCGGCGGCTTCGTCACCGTGATCGTGCGCGGCGATGTCGGCAGTGTGAAAGCCGCGGTCGATGCGGGCGCCGATGCCGCGAAACGCGCGGGCGAACTCGTGTGTTCGCACGTGATCGCGCGCCCTCATCCTGATTTGTTGAAACAGCTCGGCGTCTGA
- a CDS encoding EutN/CcmL family microcompartment protein codes for MLLARVIGHVVATQKEAAMTGQKLLLLRPLVVDDSSPVQLKPAGNTVVAVDPLGAGEGETVMFCQGSSARQAQGMQSLPVDAVIVGIVDTVEVQRQTVHPRAAEKK; via the coding sequence ATGCTGCTCGCACGCGTCATCGGCCACGTCGTCGCCACGCAAAAGGAGGCGGCGATGACGGGGCAAAAACTTTTGCTCCTTCGTCCGCTGGTGGTGGACGACAGTTCGCCCGTCCAACTGAAGCCTGCGGGCAACACCGTCGTGGCGGTCGATCCGCTCGGTGCTGGCGAAGGCGAGACGGTGATGTTTTGCCAAGGCAGCTCCGCGCGGCAGGCGCAAGGGATGCAGTCGCTGCCGGTCGATGCCGTGATTGTGGGCATTGTCGATACAGTCGAGGTGCAGCGACAAACCGTCCATCCGCGCGCGGCGGAAAAGAAGTGA
- a CDS encoding BMC domain-containing protein: MPPKAIGLLETRGLVALVAGTDAMLKSANVTLAGPVKQIGHGLVSAVVVGDVAAVKAATDAGAQAARAAGEVVSVQVIPRPHEEVAMVLPKRATAKTGK; this comes from the coding sequence ATGCCTCCCAAAGCCATTGGTCTACTTGAAACGCGCGGCCTCGTCGCGCTCGTCGCCGGCACCGATGCGATGTTGAAATCCGCCAACGTCACGCTCGCCGGTCCCGTGAAACAAATCGGCCACGGTCTCGTGAGCGCGGTTGTCGTCGGCGATGTCGCCGCCGTGAAAGCCGCCACGGATGCCGGCGCACAGGCGGCCCGGGCCGCGGGCGAAGTGGTGAGTGTGCAGGTGATCCCACGGCCGCACGAGGAAGTGGCGATGGTGCTGCCCAAGCGCGCGACGGCCAAGACGGGGAAATAA